A window of Candidatus Hydrogenedentota bacterium genomic DNA:
ATGGACCCTCGGCTGACCCTGGCGATCCTGCCAGGCACGCCGTTCGCGTCCGATATGGCCCAATCCGCTCTATCCCGCGGCTTTGAACTCTTGCTCCACATGCCTCTCGAGTCCGGGAATGGCAACAATGCGTATCCCGGGGAGCTTACGACGGCCATGGGCTCCGCGGAGATCGAGAGACGTCTGTTGGCTGCTCTCGATGAAATCCAGGGCGCCAAGGGCATGAACAACCACACTGGATCGAAGTTCACGGCCGACAAGGAGGCAATGAGGCGTCTTCTTCAAGAACTCAAAAAGCACGGCCTTTTCTTTGTAGACAGCCGCACCACGGCCGAGACGGTGGCCGAGAAAGTTGCCCGCGAGCTTGAGGTGCCCGTCGCGGCCCGTTCGGTGTTTCTGGACGAGGAAGCCGACCCCGGCTATATGCGCAACCAAATCGCTGCGTTGGCCGAGGCGGCCAGGACCGCTGGGAGCGCCATCGGGATTTGTCATTTCCGAAGCACCACGGCGGCCATGCTCCCCGAGATGGTGCGCTATCTGGAAACCCATGGCGTCAGCCTCGTGCACGTGTCGGAGTTGGTCCAATGATCCGTGTGCTGGGCATTGAAACGTCGTGCGATGAGACCGGGGCCGCCGTCGTCGAGGAGGGGAGGCGCATTCTGTCCAACGAGGTGGCTTCGCAGATTGCCGTGCACGCGGAGTTCGGCGGTGTGGTTCCGGAAATTGCGTCGCGGCAACATATCGTATGCATCTCGCAACTGGTCAACAAAGCCCTCGAGGACGCCGGGTGCACTGCCGGGGATATCGACGCGATCGCGGTAACGAACGGTCCAGGCCTGATGGGGTCTCTTCTCGTCGGTGTCTGCTTTGGCAAGTCGCTTGCATATGCGTGGCACAAGCCGTTCGTGCCCGTCCATCATATTGAAGGTCACATATTCTCTGTTTTCCTTGCGGATAACCCGCCGGCGTTTCCGTTTCTGACGCTGGTTGTCAGCGGGGGGCATACGTCGCTGATCTGGTGCGAACGGCCCCATAGCTACCGTCTCTTGGGGGCTACGCGCGACGATGCGGTAGGCGAATCGTTCGACAAGGTAGCCCGCCTGCTTGAGCTGCCGTATCCCGGAGGGCCGTCCATTCAGCGTGAAGCGGAAAAAGGCAATCCCGCCGCATGCGATTTTCCCCGCGCCATGACCCAGACCGAAACTCTGGACTTCAGTTTCAGCGGCCTGAAGACGGCGGTGCTCTACCGGCTGCGCGAGGGCGGAGTGTCGCGTGAAGACATAGCGGCCAGTTTTCAGGCTGCCGCGGTGGATACGCTGCTGCTCAAGACAAGACAGGCGATCGAGCAGACTGGAGCAAGCCGCTTGGTTCTTGCCGGAGGCGTTGCCGCAAATAAGCTTCTGCGCGCGCGCCTGGCATGTGAACTCGGGATCCCCGTGAGCATGCCCCCGTTTGAACTGTGTGTGGACAATGGCGCCATGATTGCCGCCGCCGGGTACTCCCGGTTCAAGCATGGTTTTCTGGGAAACACCTGGACGCGGCCCCACCCGGGATTGCCTCTTGTATAGAGCATATGGACGGGAAACATGGTATGCTTTAGGTGCCGTACATCGCCTGGGGGAGTGCCCACGAAACGCATTTTCAATGGAGGAGCGCCCGCAGATGAGACTTTACGATCTTCTACAGCAAGCCGTCGAAGCTAACGCCTCCGACCTGCACCTGAAAACGGATAACCCGCCCATTCTTCGAATCGACGGAGACTTGACCCGCCTGGAAGGTTCGTCACTCACCAAAGATGACATCATGAAAATGCTGGCCGAGATCGTTCCGGCGCAGGAGGTCGAGAAGTTCAAGAAAGTCAAGGAGTTAGACACTTCTTACATGCTCAAGGATATTGCACGGTTCCGTGTCAATGCCTGCTTTGACGACGGCGACCCGCGGCTCGTTTTCCGGACGATACCTCTTAATATCAAGGAAATCGATCAACTGGGGTTGCCGCCCATCTTGCACAAAGTGTGCCAACTCATGAACGGCCTGGTGCTGTTTACGGGAGTCACGGGGAGCGGCAAGTCCACCTCGCTTGCCGCCATGGTCGACGAAATCAATCGTACGCGGCCGGTCCATACAATCACCGTGGAAGACCCGATGGAATTTCTGCACCGGGACAAGATCGGCATTGTTACCCAGCGCGAAGTCGGCCAGGATACCCTCTCCTTCGCGAACGCGTTGCGCGGCGCGTTGCGCCAGGACCCTGACGTGATCCTTATCGGCGAGATGCGCGATGCCGAGACCGTGCGCACCGCGTTGTCTTCCGCGGAGACGGGCCACCTGGTGTTCTCGACGCTTCACACTGTCAATTCGGTGGAGACGCTCAACCGCATTATGGATTTCTTCGAACCCCATCAGCAGCCGCAGATTCGCAAACAACTAGCCAGCGTCATGCGGGCGATCTGCTCACAACGTCTGTTGCAGTCCGCGGAAGGATATGGCCGGTGCGTCGCGGCCGAGATTCTGGTGGGGAACCGCACAGTCCGCGAATACATCGAACAGGGAAAGAGTTTCAACGACATCACGAAATTGATCGAGGACGGTTACGAGCAGTATGGTATGCAGACCTTCGATCAGGCGCTATTCAATCTCTGGAAGGACAAGAAGATCGACGCGGAGACTGCCCTCGAGAATTCAACAAGCCCTCGAGATCTGAAGCTTCGTATGGAGGGATTCCGCTAAACCAATGGCTCCACCGCTCTCGGGGATTCTTCAGAAGGTCAATCCGTTTGTCGGAACGTCCGGCGATCGTGGCCAGATGTATCCGGGGGCTGAGATGCCATTTGGCCTGATCAAGCTTGCTCCCGACACGTATCCCGGGGCGCTTTCCGGCACGGCTCATTCGGGGTACGATTACGAAGACCGCTCGGTGGTCGGTTTCTCGCATCTGCGCTTCAGCGGGGTGGGCAATGCGGGGGTGGGCGGGAATGTCTCGGTCCTGCCCCTCGTGGCGCAGCCCGAAAGCCTGGAGCCCGGCGCGTACCGTCAGCCCTTCCGCAAAGAATCCGAGACCTGTTGCCCCGGGTACTACAGCCTTGTGCTCGAGTCCGGGATCAAAGCGGAACTGACCGCGTCTCATCATGTCGGCGTTCATCGCTATCTTTATCCCGAACGCGGCGACCCTACCCTGCTGATTGACTTATGCCGGGGATTCACGCCCGTCCGGGACGCGCACTGTGTGCTCGTGAACCCGACCGAGATCGCGGGAGAATTCACCGCCGAACAGATGAATGCCTGCGGTTGGTACCGTCTGTTCTTCTGGATTCGCTTCCAGCATCCCGCGTCCAGCATCGACCTGTATCCGCGCTACCGCAATGAAATGTCCGTGCGCGCCAATGTGCACGATGAAGGGTTGGTGGTCATCGCGCGTTTCAACCGCCGTCATACGCGGCCCCTGGGAATCAAGATCGGCTTCTCCGCCATCAGTGCCGCGCAGGCTCGCAGAAATATCGACCGTGAAGCCGCCGGCTGGCATTTCGAACTCGTACGGGAAATCGCGCAGGATGCGTGGGACACGATCCTCCGCCGGCTACAGGTAAGCGGGCAGGATGAGCACGAACGTCTGCTTCATAGCTTTGTTTACCGCTCATGCCTGTCGCCCTTCCAAATGACCGACAGCCTCGCTTGTT
This region includes:
- the tsaD gene encoding tRNA (adenosine(37)-N6)-threonylcarbamoyltransferase complex transferase subunit TsaD → MIRVLGIETSCDETGAAVVEEGRRILSNEVASQIAVHAEFGGVVPEIASRQHIVCISQLVNKALEDAGCTAGDIDAIAVTNGPGLMGSLLVGVCFGKSLAYAWHKPFVPVHHIEGHIFSVFLADNPPAFPFLTLVVSGGHTSLIWCERPHSYRLLGATRDDAVGESFDKVARLLELPYPGGPSIQREAEKGNPAACDFPRAMTQTETLDFSFSGLKTAVLYRLREGGVSREDIAASFQAAAVDTLLLKTRQAIEQTGASRLVLAGGVAANKLLRARLACELGIPVSMPPFELCVDNGAMIAAAGYSRFKHGFLGNTWTRPHPGLPLV
- a CDS encoding PilT/PilU family type 4a pilus ATPase, which produces MRLYDLLQQAVEANASDLHLKTDNPPILRIDGDLTRLEGSSLTKDDIMKMLAEIVPAQEVEKFKKVKELDTSYMLKDIARFRVNACFDDGDPRLVFRTIPLNIKEIDQLGLPPILHKVCQLMNGLVLFTGVTGSGKSTSLAAMVDEINRTRPVHTITVEDPMEFLHRDKIGIVTQREVGQDTLSFANALRGALRQDPDVILIGEMRDAETVRTALSSAETGHLVFSTLHTVNSVETLNRIMDFFEPHQQPQIRKQLASVMRAICSQRLLQSAEGYGRCVAAEILVGNRTVREYIEQGKSFNDITKLIEDGYEQYGMQTFDQALFNLWKDKKIDAETALENSTSPRDLKLRMEGFR